From one Pseudomonas fluorescens genomic stretch:
- a CDS encoding M14 family metallopeptidase → MKHPLLQPLVVAMLLGAALPALAALPSAPSYIDDSAYSPAAKQRILPPMFAQTLASTRYLAKPDNPLITQAEASEFRQTSNYDETRAYMTRLAAASGGSIVLNDLPEKSAEGHPMLMAIASLEVDKSPAGLNESGKPTILVEAQIHPGEANGKDAMFMLLRDMTTGDKPLAALLEKVNILFIPTVNVDGDLRRSAYGRINQNGPDETGWRVNGLNYNLNRDFTKLDSAEIRNVAWVFNTYQLSFFADTHSTDGAMYPYDSSYCHNGNGWSPASSAWMDNVMRAPVYQALQADGHVVHECISLNSNQDPSQGYYPYRSDYARFSNQYGDIRNVPSILIEQHALHPYQTQVLGNYVMLKSMFQVIGDQAVSLNEAIRQDRERLEAQEQVTLTWKPGKAMSTAFTVGDYRYEQSPITGAKTIVWSNTPKKLTVPVTGNTEPDLVVKRPRQYVVPGQWREVIARLKAHGIHMTTLDKPTPIAVTLYRMDEVKVAGGFEPDRTQRNQIPGYEGRLLVNGVAKPLERLQTFPAGSVLIDTDQPLGVLAVNLLYPESPDSFWAWGFFNATLVAAEEPEEYVMEPMARKMLAESPELKAEFDKKLKSDKAFAASPGARLHWFYQRTPFYDVNAFVYPVGAVY, encoded by the coding sequence ATGAAACACCCGCTTTTGCAGCCCCTCGTTGTCGCGATGTTGCTGGGCGCTGCCCTGCCTGCGCTGGCGGCATTGCCCAGCGCGCCGTCCTACATCGACGATAGCGCCTACTCGCCGGCGGCCAAGCAGCGCATCCTGCCGCCGATGTTCGCCCAGACCCTGGCCAGCACCCGCTACCTTGCCAAGCCGGACAACCCGCTGATCACCCAGGCTGAGGCCAGCGAATTCCGTCAGACCAGCAACTACGACGAAACCCGCGCCTACATGACCCGCCTGGCCGCCGCCTCCGGGGGCAGCATCGTGCTCAACGACCTGCCGGAGAAAAGCGCCGAAGGCCACCCGATGCTGATGGCCATTGCCTCCCTTGAGGTCGACAAGTCGCCGGCCGGGCTCAACGAGTCGGGCAAGCCGACGATTCTGGTCGAGGCACAGATCCATCCTGGCGAAGCCAATGGCAAGGATGCAATGTTCATGTTGTTGCGCGACATGACAACCGGCGACAAACCGCTGGCGGCGTTGCTGGAGAAGGTCAATATCCTGTTCATTCCCACCGTCAATGTCGACGGTGACCTGCGCCGCAGCGCCTACGGGCGGATCAACCAGAATGGCCCGGATGAAACCGGCTGGCGGGTCAACGGCCTGAACTACAACCTCAACCGCGACTTCACCAAGCTCGACAGCGCCGAGATCCGCAATGTCGCCTGGGTGTTCAACACCTACCAACTGAGCTTTTTTGCCGACACCCACTCCACCGACGGTGCCATGTACCCCTACGACAGCTCCTACTGCCACAACGGCAACGGCTGGTCGCCGGCCAGCAGCGCCTGGATGGACAACGTCATGCGCGCGCCGGTGTACCAGGCGCTGCAAGCCGATGGCCATGTGGTGCATGAGTGCATCAGCCTCAACAGCAACCAGGACCCGAGCCAGGGTTACTACCCGTACCGCAGCGACTATGCGCGTTTTTCCAACCAGTACGGCGACATCCGCAACGTGCCGTCGATACTGATCGAGCAACACGCCTTGCACCCGTACCAGACCCAGGTGCTGGGCAACTACGTGATGCTCAAGAGCATGTTCCAGGTGATCGGCGATCAGGCGGTGTCGCTCAACGAAGCCATCCGCCAGGACCGCGAGCGCCTCGAAGCCCAGGAGCAGGTGACCCTGACCTGGAAGCCAGGCAAGGCCATGAGCACCGCATTTACCGTCGGCGACTACCGCTATGAGCAATCGCCCATCACCGGCGCCAAGACTATCGTCTGGAGCAACACGCCGAAAAAGCTCACGGTGCCAGTGACCGGCAACACCGAGCCCGACCTGGTGGTCAAACGGCCCCGGCAGTACGTGGTGCCGGGGCAATGGCGCGAGGTGATTGCCCGGCTCAAGGCCCATGGCATCCACATGACCACCCTCGACAAGCCGACGCCGATTGCCGTCACGCTGTATCGCATGGACGAGGTGAAAGTGGCCGGCGGCTTCGAGCCCGATCGCACGCAACGCAACCAGATCCCGGGTTACGAAGGGCGCTTGCTGGTCAACGGCGTGGCCAAACCGCTGGAGCGCTTGCAGACCTTCCCGGCCGGCTCGGTGCTGATCGATACCGACCAGCCGTTGGGGGTGCTGGCGGTCAACTTGCTGTACCCCGAGAGCCCCGACTCGTTCTGGGCCTGGGGCTTTTTCAACGCGACCCTGGTGGCGGCTGAAGAGCCGGAGGAGTACGTAATGGAGCCGATGGCGCGCAAGATGCTCGCCGAGAGCCCTGAGCTCAAGGCCGAGTTCGACAAGAAGCTCAAGAGCGACAAGGCCTTTGCCGCCAGCCCCGGCGCACGCCTGCACTGGTTCTATCAACGCACGCCGTTCTATGACGTCAACGCGTTCGTTTACCCGGTGGGCGCGGTGTACTGA
- a CDS encoding MFS transporter — translation MNTRRRSLFAASMAHAVHDGLTDVIYVLLPLWQAQFALSFAQVGLLRGAYAGMMAGLQLLASRAAKRWGRERLLVGGTALAGLAYLVAGQADGLGMLLFALLLGGLGASTQHPLASSLVTDSYEAGGGVKEALAHYNFAGDIGKMLVPAGVGLLLVVTSWQTSVTVLGILGLAAAAVLWWLIEPHTSKTARRQKSVTAGGIDSSSGLAALLLTGTLDSAVRMGFLTFLPFLLQGKGAGSAGIGLALMLLFVGGAFGKLLCGYLGARIGMMKTVWCTELLTALLIVLMLFLPLTPMLVLLPLLGLVLNGTSSVLYGVVPELAGAGRRDQAFALFYTGTIGGGALAPVVFGGVGDASGIRAAVISLAAILLLTLPLSWWIERQLQSGLPGKFGSTYNE, via the coding sequence ATGAACACCCGCCGCCGATCTCTGTTTGCCGCCAGCATGGCCCACGCTGTGCACGATGGCCTCACCGATGTCATCTATGTATTGCTGCCACTGTGGCAGGCGCAGTTTGCCCTGAGCTTCGCCCAGGTCGGGCTGCTGCGTGGTGCCTATGCCGGGATGATGGCCGGCCTGCAATTGCTCGCCAGCCGCGCGGCAAAACGCTGGGGCCGGGAGCGACTGCTAGTCGGCGGCACCGCCCTGGCCGGGCTGGCCTATCTGGTGGCCGGGCAGGCGGATGGTCTGGGCATGCTGTTGTTCGCGTTACTGCTGGGCGGCCTGGGCGCCAGCACCCAGCACCCCCTGGCATCGTCGTTGGTCACCGACAGCTACGAGGCGGGCGGCGGGGTCAAGGAGGCGCTGGCGCACTACAATTTCGCCGGTGATATCGGCAAGATGCTGGTGCCCGCCGGGGTCGGTTTGCTGCTGGTGGTAACCAGCTGGCAAACCAGCGTCACCGTGTTGGGCATTCTGGGCCTGGCTGCTGCCGCTGTGCTCTGGTGGCTGATTGAGCCGCACACATCAAAGACGGCGCGCCGGCAAAAATCCGTCACTGCCGGTGGCATCGACTCCAGCAGCGGCCTGGCGGCGTTGCTGCTGACCGGCACCCTCGACAGCGCAGTGCGCATGGGGTTTCTGACGTTTCTGCCGTTCTTGCTGCAGGGCAAGGGTGCAGGCTCTGCCGGTATCGGTCTGGCGTTGATGCTGCTGTTCGTCGGCGGCGCCTTCGGCAAGCTGCTGTGCGGCTACCTCGGCGCGCGTATCGGCATGATGAAAACCGTGTGGTGCACCGAGTTGCTGACGGCGCTGCTGATCGTGCTGATGCTGTTTTTGCCGCTGACGCCGATGCTCGTGTTATTACCGCTGCTGGGCCTGGTGCTCAACGGCACCTCGTCGGTGTTGTACGGCGTGGTGCCGGAGCTGGCGGGGGCGGGCAGACGCGATCAGGCCTTCGCCCTGTTCTACACCGGCACTATTGGCGGTGGCGCCCTGGCGCCGGTGGTGTTTGGCGGTGTTGGCGATGCATCCGGCATCCGCGCGGCAGTGATCAGCCTTGCGGCAATCCTGTTGCTGACCCTGCCGCTGTCCTGGTGGATAGAACGGCAACTGCAATCCGGCTTGCCTGGCAAATTTGGATCTACCTATAATGAATGA
- a CDS encoding sigma-70 family RNA polymerase sigma factor, producing MSSADPSLQLAVHSLYEEHHPWLCGWLRKRLGCREHAADLAQDTFIRVLTLRKAPELREPRAYLSTVARSLMIDLFRRRALEQAYLETLAARPELLDISPQTRALVIETLMEIDAMLDGLGSRTREIFLMAQLDGLSYVEIARRQNLAVNTVKKHAVRALTHCMLLAED from the coding sequence ATGTCCAGCGCTGACCCTTCGCTGCAACTCGCCGTGCATTCGCTGTATGAGGAGCATCACCCGTGGCTGTGCGGCTGGCTGCGCAAGCGCCTGGGCTGCCGCGAGCATGCCGCGGACCTGGCCCAGGACACCTTCATCCGCGTCCTGACCCTGCGCAAGGCGCCCGAACTGCGTGAGCCACGGGCCTACCTGAGCACCGTGGCGCGCAGCCTGATGATCGACTTGTTCCGCCGCCGCGCACTGGAGCAGGCCTACCTCGAAACCCTCGCCGCACGCCCCGAACTGCTGGACATCTCGCCGCAAACCCGTGCCCTGGTCATTGAGACCCTGATGGAAATCGATGCCATGCTCGACGGTCTGGGCAGCAGAACCCGCGAAATTTTCCTGATGGCCCAGCTCGATGGGCTGAGCTACGTGGAAATCGCCCGACGCCAGAACCTGGCGGTGAACACGGTAAAGAAACACGCCGTGCGCGCACTGACCCATTGCATGCTGCTGGCCGAGGACTGA
- a CDS encoding FecR domain-containing protein — protein sequence MNAQRLDRATLEAAAHWFVELRCEVPDPATRLAHQQWLAGDPRHRQAWERLQRVQGTFAQVSSGVARPMLASTQAKRREVLKVLSLLLAAGGAGTLAWHTTPLPSLMADQRTGTGERRRVRLQDGSLLHLNTATAVDIRYSDSLRELRLHSGEILIETAKDTQARPFIVHTDEGSIRALGTRFIVRRDAERTQVSVQEHAVEVRCGRDLYPPVRVDAGQQLSFDRVTISPLQAANPDADAWLRDLLVVHDWRLDDFINELQRYRPGHLGCAQAVAGLRISGAFQLGNSDHILTNLSSTLPVRIRQFSRYWVRVEPA from the coding sequence GTGAACGCCCAGCGCCTGGATCGCGCCACCCTCGAAGCGGCTGCCCACTGGTTTGTCGAACTGCGCTGCGAAGTGCCAGACCCGGCGACGCGGCTTGCCCATCAGCAATGGCTGGCGGGTGATCCGCGCCACCGCCAGGCCTGGGAGCGCTTGCAGCGGGTGCAGGGCACCTTTGCCCAGGTCAGTTCGGGTGTCGCCCGGCCGATGCTGGCCAGTACCCAGGCCAAGCGCCGCGAAGTGCTCAAGGTGCTGTCGTTGCTGCTGGCCGCAGGCGGGGCAGGGACCCTGGCCTGGCACACCACGCCGTTGCCGAGCTTGATGGCCGACCAGCGCACCGGCACCGGCGAGCGACGGCGCGTGCGTCTGCAGGATGGCAGCCTGTTGCACCTGAACACCGCCACGGCGGTGGATATCCGCTACAGCGACTCGCTGCGCGAACTGCGTCTGCACAGCGGCGAGATCCTCATCGAGACGGCAAAAGATACCCAGGCCCGGCCCTTCATCGTGCATACCGATGAAGGCAGCATTCGTGCGCTGGGCACGCGCTTTATCGTCCGTCGCGACGCCGAACGCACCCAGGTGAGCGTGCAGGAGCATGCCGTGGAAGTACGCTGCGGCCGTGATCTGTACCCGCCCGTGCGGGTCGACGCCGGCCAGCAACTGAGCTTTGATCGCGTCACGATCAGCCCGTTGCAAGCGGCCAACCCCGATGCCGATGCCTGGCTGCGTGACTTGCTGGTGGTGCACGACTGGCGCCTGGACGACTTCATCAACGAACTGCAGCGCTACCGGCCCGGGCACCTGGGCTGTGCCCAGGCGGTTGCAGGCCTGCGGATTTCCGGGGCTTTCCAGCTGGGCAACAGCGACCATATCCTCACCAACCTGAGCAGCACCTTGCCGGTGCGCATTCGCCAGTTCAGCCGCTACTGGGTCAGGGTGGAACCGGCCTGA
- a CDS encoding TonB-dependent siderophore receptor, whose translation MSPCNPDSTRNLRVLTPLRRAVQVALFGSALAGAGATLLVAAPAWANTRVESQFDIPAGSLESALTRFAASAGVTVSFQPADTRGRQSPGLHGRYSVEAGLRQLLAGSNLQRVRQDSGSYSLLPGAGDDASVQLDATSINGKAVESAYGPVDGYVATRSATGTKTDTPILEIPQAVNVVTAAQVETQGARNLTQALRYTPGLGVNGFTDRNNIADEITSRGFAPTPLYLDGAYLPYAGSLGGAPQIDPYTLERIEVLKGPASVLYGQNQPGGIVNMVSKRPTREQRNQVKFGLGSYSRVNGAIDVSGPMDEAGTLSYRLVGVAKKGNDQLDHTNSQRMLLAPSLTWAPNEDTALTLYAQMQRDDGLADYQALPKVGSLDRGPNGQRIDRDAFLGDSHYNDYRRDQYVLGYDFTHAFSDDLKYRQTARYIDIRDRYKGFYLRGFVSDADTGVIDQTHATRTKLDWRQHNTAYTIDNNLEFKFDTGRLQHTTLVGLDYRRFNRKYTGYNAYGVAPVDLYNPSNYPTDDVVPELTTKWDNTIGQTGLYVQDQIKLDQWILTLGGRQDWAKVENKDLLARTITEQNDQKFTGRVGLTYLTEFGLAPYVSYSQSFLPTLGTSAPQRGAKAFEPTEGEQYEIGVKYQPLDKTLITASVFELTQKNVKTGDKLYPEYESQDGEVRSRGIELELKTSLDNLDVLAAATYIDSFYTKSNYGDEGNRSEAQAPVSATLWADYHFSQAALNGLTVGAGARYTGRKPGDSANSFDVPSFVVYDTTLRYDLGKLDPSLRGLQTSLNVQNLFDREYVSDCNYSFGCYYGQERVASLEMTYDC comes from the coding sequence ATGTCCCCTTGTAATCCAGACTCCACCCGCAACCTCCGCGTACTCACCCCTTTGCGCCGTGCCGTCCAGGTCGCGCTGTTCGGCTCGGCCCTGGCAGGGGCCGGCGCCACTTTGTTGGTTGCTGCACCGGCCTGGGCCAACACCCGCGTTGAAAGCCAGTTCGATATTCCCGCAGGTTCCCTTGAGTCGGCGCTGACCCGCTTTGCCGCCAGCGCCGGGGTGACCGTGTCGTTCCAGCCGGCCGATACCCGTGGCCGGCAATCGCCAGGGTTGCATGGCCGTTACAGCGTCGAGGCCGGCTTGCGCCAACTGCTGGCCGGCAGCAACCTGCAACGGGTGCGCCAGGACAGCGGCAGCTACTCGCTGCTGCCAGGTGCGGGCGATGACGCCAGCGTGCAACTGGACGCCACCAGCATCAACGGCAAGGCCGTCGAGTCAGCCTATGGACCGGTCGACGGCTATGTCGCCACCCGCAGTGCCACCGGTACCAAGACCGACACGCCGATCCTGGAAATCCCCCAGGCCGTCAACGTGGTCACCGCCGCCCAGGTAGAAACCCAGGGTGCGCGCAACCTGACCCAGGCCCTGCGCTACACCCCGGGCTTGGGCGTCAACGGCTTCACCGACCGCAATAACATTGCCGACGAGATCACCAGCCGCGGCTTCGCGCCAACCCCGCTGTACCTGGACGGCGCCTACCTGCCGTACGCCGGCAGCCTGGGTGGCGCGCCGCAGATCGACCCCTACACCCTGGAGCGCATCGAAGTGCTCAAGGGCCCGGCGTCGGTGCTGTACGGCCAGAACCAGCCGGGCGGTATCGTCAACATGGTCTCCAAGCGGCCGACCCGCGAGCAGCGCAACCAGGTCAAGTTTGGCCTGGGCAGCTACAGCCGGGTCAACGGCGCCATTGACGTCAGTGGCCCGATGGATGAGGCCGGCACCCTCAGCTACCGCCTGGTGGGCGTAGCGAAAAAGGGCAACGACCAGCTCGACCACACCAACAGCCAGCGCATGCTGCTGGCGCCGAGCCTGACCTGGGCGCCGAACGAAGACACCGCGCTGACCCTGTATGCCCAGATGCAGCGCGATGACGGCCTGGCCGATTACCAGGCCCTGCCGAAAGTCGGCTCGCTCGATCGCGGCCCCAATGGCCAGCGCATCGACCGCGACGCGTTTCTGGGCGACTCCCATTACAACGACTACCGGCGCGACCAGTATGTGCTGGGCTATGACTTCACCCACGCCTTCAGCGACGACCTCAAGTACCGCCAGACCGCGCGCTATATCGACATCCGCGACCGCTACAAGGGCTTCTATCTGCGTGGCTTCGTCAGCGATGCCGACACCGGTGTGATCGACCAGACCCATGCCACCCGCACCAAGCTCGACTGGCGTCAGCACAACACCGCCTACACCATCGATAACAACCTGGAGTTCAAGTTCGACACCGGCCGCCTGCAGCACACCACCCTGGTAGGCCTGGACTATCGCCGCTTCAACCGCAAGTACACTGGCTACAACGCCTATGGCGTGGCCCCGGTCGATCTGTACAACCCGAGCAACTACCCCACCGACGATGTGGTGCCGGAGCTGACCACCAAGTGGGATAACACCATCGGCCAGACCGGCCTGTATGTGCAGGACCAGATCAAGCTTGACCAGTGGATCCTCACCCTCGGCGGCCGCCAGGACTGGGCCAAGGTTGAGAACAAGGACCTGCTGGCGCGGACCATCACCGAACAGAACGATCAGAAGTTCACCGGCCGGGTAGGGCTGACCTATCTCACCGAGTTTGGCCTGGCGCCCTATGTCAGCTACTCGCAGTCGTTCCTGCCGACCCTCGGTACCAGCGCACCGCAGCGGGGCGCCAAGGCCTTCGAGCCGACCGAGGGCGAGCAGTATGAAATCGGCGTCAAGTACCAGCCGTTGGACAAGACCCTGATCACCGCCTCGGTGTTCGAGCTGACCCAGAAGAACGTCAAGACCGGCGACAAGCTCTACCCCGAGTACGAAAGCCAGGACGGCGAAGTGCGCTCGCGCGGTATTGAGCTGGAACTCAAGACCAGCCTCGACAACCTCGACGTGCTGGCGGCGGCCACCTACATCGACTCGTTCTACACCAAGAGCAACTATGGCGATGAGGGCAACCGTTCCGAGGCGCAAGCGCCGGTGTCGGCCACCCTGTGGGCCGATTACCACTTCAGCCAGGCGGCGCTCAATGGCCTGACCGTCGGCGCCGGCGCGCGCTATACCGGGCGCAAACCGGGGGATTCGGCCAACTCCTTCGACGTGCCATCGTTCGTGGTCTACGACACCACCCTGCGCTACGACCTGGGCAAGCTCGACCCGAGCCTGCGCGGGCTGCAGACCAGCCTGAACGTACAGAACCTGTTTGACCGCGAGTATGTCTCGGACTGCAACTACTCCTTTGGTTGCTACTACGGGCAGGAGCGGGTGGCGTCCCTGGAGATGACTTACGACTGCTGA
- a CDS encoding helix-turn-helix transcriptional regulator yields MLSSTRFNAFNRCVLQLASLARERGGSHFIAEGLQAFRSIVPFASAWWGEMSGAGANAAPQSWMHGRIDLPPAFAREWSEVADIDCFAHATLARPGQVVRDSEFTDPNEAVNVFARRYDLYHLMCITFELPQSGLNFYVCLYRGEHDTAFCESEDGLFAAFCEHLLQLWRFQVQDMIRLGTGNAASDFAIARLDGSLLYVGARVCTAIEQALPGWSGSLLPPEVSAQLARAPCVMRLGRSSLTLSGNGEHVILSLEAPPPGVLLAPRERTAAMLFAAGHSYKEIARMLSLSPATVRTYLRNCYVQLGVKSKVELGVALRLSMPVAEKTA; encoded by the coding sequence ATGCTCAGCAGTACCCGGTTCAATGCATTCAATCGTTGTGTCCTGCAACTGGCCAGCCTTGCCCGCGAGCGTGGCGGCTCGCATTTCATCGCCGAAGGCCTGCAGGCGTTTCGCTCGATCGTGCCGTTTGCCTCGGCCTGGTGGGGCGAGATGTCTGGCGCGGGCGCCAACGCAGCGCCGCAAAGCTGGATGCACGGGCGCATCGACCTGCCGCCAGCTTTTGCCCGTGAATGGAGCGAGGTCGCCGATATCGACTGCTTCGCCCACGCTACCTTGGCCCGGCCCGGGCAGGTGGTGCGCGACAGTGAATTCACCGACCCCAACGAGGCGGTCAATGTCTTTGCTCGCCGTTACGACCTCTACCACCTGATGTGTATCACCTTCGAGCTGCCGCAAAGCGGCCTGAATTTCTACGTCTGCCTGTACCGCGGTGAACACGACACTGCGTTTTGCGAAAGTGAGGATGGGTTGTTCGCGGCCTTCTGCGAGCACCTGCTGCAACTGTGGCGCTTTCAGGTGCAGGACATGATCCGCCTGGGTACCGGCAACGCCGCCAGCGATTTTGCCATCGCTCGCCTCGATGGCAGCCTGCTGTATGTGGGCGCGCGTGTGTGCACGGCGATCGAGCAAGCATTGCCGGGCTGGAGCGGCTCGCTGCTGCCGCCCGAAGTCAGCGCGCAACTGGCCAGGGCACCCTGTGTGATGCGCCTGGGTCGTAGCAGCCTGACCCTCAGCGGCAACGGTGAGCATGTGATCCTGTCGCTGGAAGCGCCACCACCGGGAGTGTTGTTGGCCCCCCGCGAGCGCACCGCAGCCATGCTGTTTGCCGCGGGGCACTCGTACAAGGAAATCGCCCGGATGCTGTCCTTGAGCCCGGCGACCGTGCGCACCTACCTGCGCAATTGCTACGTGCAACTGGGGGTCAAGAGCAAGGTGGAGCTGGGTGTGGCCTTGCGCTTGTCGATGCCGGTGGCGGAAAAAACTGCCTGA